In Streptomyces sp. NBC_01426, one genomic interval encodes:
- a CDS encoding carbohydrate ABC transporter permease has translation MSAPTLPGSTGKTAGPRNPGTRTRESRTDGPSRDAFRRAVKRNLTAHGFLIGAVLCFSFFSWYPMVREFLLAFQKTEGGATRWVGWDNFTYVFNDPSFWQAWRNTLLFTGLALVFGFAVPFVVAVVLNEFRHAQGYLRMLVYLPVMMPPVASILLFKYFYDPGYGLFNRVLEFLHLPAQDWLQSTDTAMLSVVLASTWMNMGGATLIYLAALQGIPGELYEAAELDGAGLLRKVWHITIPQTRLILSLLLLMQIIATMQVFVEPFLLTGGAGPEGSTTTVVVLIYQYAFNFNQYGGAAALGLCLLVLLAGFSALYVRLSRDNES, from the coding sequence ATGTCGGCCCCCACCCTGCCCGGATCCACCGGGAAGACCGCCGGACCCCGGAACCCGGGAACCCGGACCCGTGAGTCCCGCACCGACGGACCCTCGCGCGACGCGTTCCGCCGGGCGGTCAAGCGGAACCTCACGGCCCACGGCTTCCTGATCGGCGCCGTCCTCTGCTTCTCCTTCTTCTCCTGGTACCCGATGGTCCGGGAGTTCCTGCTGGCCTTCCAGAAGACGGAGGGCGGCGCCACCCGCTGGGTGGGCTGGGACAACTTCACCTACGTCTTCAACGATCCGAGTTTCTGGCAGGCCTGGCGCAACACCCTGCTCTTCACGGGGCTCGCCCTGGTCTTCGGCTTCGCCGTCCCCTTCGTGGTCGCCGTCGTCCTCAACGAGTTCCGGCACGCACAGGGCTATCTGCGCATGCTGGTCTACCTCCCGGTGATGATGCCCCCGGTGGCCTCGATCCTGCTGTTCAAGTACTTCTACGACCCGGGCTACGGCCTCTTCAACAGGGTGCTGGAGTTCCTGCACCTGCCGGCGCAGGACTGGCTCCAGTCCACCGACACCGCGATGCTCTCCGTGGTGCTCGCCTCGACGTGGATGAACATGGGCGGCGCGACCCTGATCTACCTGGCCGCGCTCCAGGGCATCCCCGGAGAGCTCTACGAGGCGGCCGAACTCGACGGGGCGGGACTGCTGCGCAAGGTCTGGCACATCACGATCCCGCAGACCCGACTCATCCTCTCCCTCCTGTTGCTGATGCAGATCATCGCGACGATGCAGGTGTTCGTCGAACCGTTCCTGCTCACTGGTGGCGCCGGACCGGAGGGCTCGACCACCACCGTGGTCGTCCTCATCTACCAGTACGCCTTCAACTTCAACCAGTACGGCGGCGCGGCGGCCCTGGGGCTGTGCCTGCTCGTCCTGCTCGCGGGCTTCTCCGCGCTGTACGTCCGCCTCAGCCGCGACAACGAGAGCTGA
- a CDS encoding ABC transporter substrate-binding protein, which produces MRTHVRRNVAAALVSALAVTALAACGTSSSGDDPKPQPSGGVADVSAPLDPKAKVTLSIDCMPPAAKAAELKEWKEDVAEFNKTYPNVTVEGRSTPGQCLEPPRFTAMLKAKSQPDVFYAYFTDLKQVLDNDGAEDITAYVTPETVPAFADIDKNVLNVLKSDGKLYGLPTSNYTMGLLVNRKLFQQAGLNPDTPPRTWDEVRATAKKIAALGNGVAGYGEYSVENTGGWHYTAAMYGLGGDIVGADGKAAFNNATGRQIVDNLHAMRWEDDSMGKTQLLKWGDLQKQMASDKLGMFLAAPDDITYMVQQLGATYENFGMGPIPGGASTLAGGNGYMIKKGSSPDKVKAAVAWLNFKTLAVGKGQFQYDRSKADGLPVGLPQPAFFTGASKAKDDGLKAASATMPVANFKPFLDNPVPGKAEPPKAQEVYKVLDKVMSGVLTNKGADAAQLLGEAEKAVNQVLANQ; this is translated from the coding sequence ATGAGAACCCACGTCCGCCGCAACGTCGCGGCCGCCCTCGTCTCCGCGCTTGCCGTCACCGCCCTCGCGGCGTGCGGTACGAGCAGCAGCGGCGACGACCCGAAGCCGCAGCCGAGTGGCGGTGTCGCCGACGTCTCCGCCCCGCTCGACCCGAAGGCCAAGGTCACCCTCTCCATCGACTGCATGCCGCCCGCGGCGAAGGCGGCGGAGCTCAAGGAGTGGAAGGAGGACGTGGCGGAGTTCAACAAGACGTACCCGAACGTCACCGTCGAGGGTCGCTCGACGCCCGGCCAGTGCCTGGAGCCCCCGCGCTTCACCGCGATGCTCAAGGCCAAGTCCCAACCGGACGTCTTCTACGCCTACTTCACCGACCTGAAGCAGGTGCTCGACAACGACGGGGCCGAGGACATCACGGCGTACGTGACCCCCGAGACGGTCCCCGCGTTCGCCGACATCGACAAGAACGTCCTGAACGTCCTCAAGAGCGACGGCAAGCTGTACGGCCTCCCCACCAGCAACTACACGATGGGCCTGCTCGTCAACCGCAAGCTCTTCCAGCAGGCCGGCCTGAACCCCGACACCCCGCCGCGCACCTGGGACGAGGTCCGCGCCACCGCGAAGAAGATCGCGGCCCTCGGCAACGGGGTCGCCGGCTACGGCGAGTACAGCGTGGAGAACACCGGTGGCTGGCACTACACGGCCGCCATGTACGGGCTGGGCGGCGACATCGTCGGCGCCGACGGCAAGGCCGCGTTCAACAACGCCACGGGCCGGCAGATCGTCGACAACCTCCACGCCATGCGCTGGGAGGACGACAGCATGGGCAAGACCCAGCTGCTCAAGTGGGGCGACCTGCAGAAGCAGATGGCCTCGGACAAGCTCGGCATGTTCCTCGCCGCACCCGATGACATCACCTACATGGTCCAGCAACTCGGCGCCACGTACGAGAACTTCGGCATGGGGCCGATACCCGGTGGCGCGTCCACGCTCGCCGGCGGCAACGGCTACATGATCAAGAAGGGCAGCTCGCCCGACAAGGTCAAGGCGGCCGTCGCCTGGCTGAACTTCAAGACCCTCGCGGTCGGCAAGGGCCAGTTCCAGTACGACCGCAGCAAGGCCGACGGCCTGCCGGTCGGACTCCCGCAGCCGGCCTTCTTCACCGGCGCGAGCAAGGCCAAGGACGACGGGCTGAAGGCGGCGAGCGCCACCATGCCGGTCGCCAACTTCAAGCCCTTCCTGGACAACCCGGTGCCCGGCAAGGCGGAGCCGCCGAAGGCCCAGGAGGTCTACAAGGTCCTCGACAAGGTGATGTCGGGGGTGCTCACGAACAAGGGCGCGGACGCGGCCCAGTTGCTGGGCGAGGCCGAGAAGGCGGTCAACCAGGTACTGGCCAACCAGTGA
- a CDS encoding LacI family DNA-binding transcriptional regulator, translating to MTRRLAQVAKKVGVSEATVSRVLNGKPGVSEATRQSVLTALDVLGYERPTQLRGERARLVGLVLPELQNPIFPAFAEVIGGALAQQGLTPVLCTQTTGGVSEADYVELLLQQQVSGVVFAGGLFAQADAPHEHYRLLSERKVPVVLINASIEDLGFPCVACDDAVAVEQAWRHLASLGHERIGLVLGPPDHMPSLRKLVAAQAVVAAAGAELPAAHVERTLFSLEGGHAAASRLLDRGVTGIICASDPLALGAVRAARRRGLDVPREISVVGYDDSAFMNCTEPPLTTVRQPIEAMGRAAVELLTAQIQGAAVQPGELLFEPELVVRGSTAQAPRR from the coding sequence ATGACGCGACGACTTGCTCAAGTGGCGAAGAAGGTGGGAGTCAGCGAGGCAACGGTCAGCCGGGTGCTCAACGGCAAGCCGGGCGTCTCGGAGGCGACCCGACAGTCCGTGCTCACCGCTCTCGACGTGCTCGGCTACGAGCGCCCCACCCAGTTGCGCGGCGAGCGCGCCCGGCTGGTCGGGTTGGTGCTGCCCGAGCTCCAGAACCCCATCTTCCCGGCCTTCGCCGAGGTCATCGGGGGTGCGCTGGCGCAGCAGGGGCTGACCCCGGTGCTGTGTACGCAGACCACCGGCGGGGTCTCCGAGGCCGACTACGTGGAACTCCTGCTCCAGCAGCAGGTGTCGGGCGTGGTCTTCGCCGGCGGGCTCTTCGCGCAGGCCGACGCCCCGCACGAGCACTACCGGCTGCTGTCCGAGCGCAAGGTCCCGGTGGTGCTGATCAACGCCTCCATCGAGGACCTCGGTTTCCCGTGCGTGGCCTGCGACGACGCCGTCGCCGTCGAGCAGGCCTGGCGGCACCTGGCCTCCCTGGGTCACGAACGCATCGGGCTCGTGCTGGGCCCGCCCGACCACATGCCCTCGCTGCGCAAGCTGGTGGCCGCCCAGGCCGTGGTCGCCGCGGCGGGTGCCGAACTGCCGGCCGCCCACGTGGAGCGGACCCTGTTCTCCCTGGAGGGCGGGCACGCGGCCGCCTCCCGTCTGCTGGACCGCGGGGTCACCGGCATCATCTGCGCGAGCGACCCCCTGGCCCTGGGCGCCGTGCGGGCAGCGCGTCGCCGGGGGCTGGACGTGCCCCGGGAGATCTCCGTGGTCGGCTACGACGACTCGGCGTTCATGAACTGCACCGAGCCCCCGCTGACCACCGTCCGGCAGCCCATCGAGGCCATGGGGCGGGCCGCCGTGGAACTGCTCACCGCCCAGATCCAGGGAGCCGCCGTACAGCCCGGCGAGCTGCTCTTCGAGCCGGAGCTGGTGGTCCGCGGGTCCACCGCGCAGGCGCCCCGCAGGTAG